The following is a genomic window from Dermatophilaceae bacterium Soc4.6.
GAGAGCTGGCGCGACATCTGGCTCGACGAGGGGTTCGCGTCCTTCGCCGAGTGGCGGCGGTCCGAGACCCAGGAGGGGAGCGCCCAGGACATGATGGCCTACTACTACGGGCAGATCGGCTCCGGCTCGTCGTTCTGGCGTCAGCCGATCGGCGACCCGGGCAAGGGCAGCGAACTCGCCTCGCCCGCCTGCACCCGTGGGGCCATGGCGCGGCAGGCCCTGCGCAACAGGGTCGGCGACCCGGCGTTCCTCCAGCTGATGCGGCAGTGGGCCCTCACCCACCGCGGTGGCAACGGGTCGGTCCGACAGTCCATCGGGCTCGCCCAGCGCCTCACCGGGCAGGACCTGCAGGCCTTCTTGCGGGGGTGGCTCTACACGGGGTCCAAGCCAGCCGCGGTGTCGGTCGAGAGGATGCCGGCGGCGTAGGGGCTGCGGCGCTGACGGCGCCGCAGCCCCACCCGCTCACGAGGTGGTCAGGGACGTGTCGTCCACGACGAAGGACGTCTGCCGCGACGCGTCCTCTGCCCCCTCGAAGGTCACCGTGACGGTCTGGCCGGCGAAGGACGAGACGTCATAGGTGTACTGCACGTAGCCCGGTCGGGCGTCGAGGTTGGACAGGGTCTGCAGCGTGGTGGGCGCCGGGGTCCCGATCTTGACGGTCAGCTGGTCGTGCACCGTCGGGTCGGTCTCTGCCGTGTCCACGTGCACCCAGAACCCGAGGGTGGCGCGGCAGCCGCCCGGGATGGCGACCTTCTGGCTGATCGCCTCGTGCGTCGACAGGCCGTAGCCGTCCAGCCAGGCCGACCGGGTGCCGCCGTGGGCGGGCTGCGCAGCGCGCCAGGCCCCGATGTTGGCCACGACACCGGTCCAGCTCGAGGTGCCCGTCTCGAAGCCCTGGTTGCCCAGCACCTGGGTGGCCCTGGCGCACGCGGTGGTCACGACCCACCTGAACGTCGCCGACCCGACACCCCCGCCACCACTGGCCGTCACGGTCACCGACGACGTGACGCCACTGGTGGGTGTGCCCGAGATCAGACCCGTCGAGGGGTTGACCGTCAGGCCGGCCGGCAGCCCGGTGGCACTCCAGGTGTAGGGCGCCGTCCCGCCCGTGGCCGCCAGCTGGAGGCTGATCGCCACCCCGCGCGCCGTGGTGCGGGTGCCCGGGTTGGTCACCTTCGGTGCCGACACGACGCAGGTGACCTCACCCGACTGGGCCGGGACGCTGATCGCGTCCCACGCCGCCTTGACGGTGGCGTAGGGAACACAGTTGCCGGGGTAGAGGTTCTTCGCCGCCGCCAGCGTGGCCTTGCGGTAGGACAGGTAGGTCATGCCCGACGTCTTGGTGAGCATGGCGTTGTAGAAGATCTTGCCCGCGTTGACGATGCCGACGCCGGTGACGCTGTTGCCGTTGCAGGTCGGGCTCGCGGGCAGGCCGCCGCTGGCGGCGCTGCCCTGGGCCAGCAGCACGAACCAGTGGTCGAGCGGGCCCGCGGCGGAGTGGGTCTCCATCCGGGGGACCGAGGACGAGTAGCAGCTGGGGTCACCCACGAGGGACGGGTTGTACATCTGGCGGATCGGTCCGTTGCCCACGAGGTCGACGGTCTCGCCGATGCTGTAGTCGGGCGTGTCGTAGGGGGCGGGCTCGTTGGAGTAGAACTCGGTGAGGGCGCCGAAGATGTCACCGGTGGCCTCTGACACGCCGTTGCCGGACATGCCGCCCGGGGTGGTGGAGTCGATCGCGTGCCCGAACTCGTGCCCCACGACGTCGAGCGAGGCGATGTACTTCCCTGCGGTGTTGTGGCCGATCGAGACGCTGGTGCCGTCCCAGTAGGCGTTGATCGCGTTGAGGCCGACGTAGACCGGGAAGCCCGAGCCGGAGCCGTTGATGCCGTTGCGGCCGAGCCAGGTCGAGAGCATGTCCCACTCGTGCTGCACCCCGTAGAGAGCGTCGGCGCAGCTGGTCTCGACCGCGGTGCCCACGCCGTTGCCCCACGAGTCGTCGGTGCCGGTCAGCACCGCGCGGGACGAGTAGTCACGGCACGAGAGGCCAGGGCGGGTGGGGTCGGTCATCGAGAACGCCGACTCCGATCCGGTGGTCGTGATCGTGAAGGGGCTGGGGCCGTTGAGCCACCCCGCCCCGCTCCCGGCGTTGTCGGTGACCTCGTCGATGGAGCGCAGCACGGCGCCGCTGGTGGCGTCGACGAAGACGTGGAGTCGGCTCGGCAGGGTGCCGCGGTGGCCGGTGACCACCGACTCGTAGGCCAGGGCGTTGGCCGCCGGCGTGGCGAGGACGACGAGGCGGGTGCTCACGACCCGCGGGCCCTGGGCCCCGCGCGTCCGGGCGACCGTGGCCGCGGCAGCCAGCGACAGGCGGGGCCGCGTGGAGAGGGTCAGCGCCGATGTCTGCTGGCCGTCACTGACCGACAGCACGCGGCCACTGGAGTCGGTCGTGGCGACGAAGTCGCCACCCACGACCGGGAGCCCGCGGTAGGTGCGCTCGTACGCGACGTGCTGCAGGCCGCCGTCGCCGGAGACCACGGTGCGGGCCGTGAAGGTGTCACCGGGCCCGGCGTGCAGCCGGGCCGGTCGCGCACGGACCAGCGCGTCGGCGCCGCGCGCGGCGGCAGCGCGGGCCAGCGGGGTCGCCAGGGGTGCGGCGGGTGACGGGACCCTGGACGAGACCAGCTGCGGCGCCGAGGCTGCCGTCGCCGGGAGGCTCGAGGTGGCCGCAGCCGGAGCGCTGCCGGCGCTGGAGATGCCGGCGGTGGCAGTGAGGACGGTGGCAGTGAGGACGGCCACCACGGGCAGGACGCGGTGCATGTGAGGTGCTCCTGGTCTCGGGTGCGCAGATCGTGAGGGTGCACGGAGGGCCGTCGCCAGGTCAGGCGCCGACATGACAACCGTAGCCCGATTTACCCCTATATATCCCTAAACCAGACTAACAGGCACGCAGCACCGGTCAGGCCCTCGCCACCACCACGCGGGCCACCTGCTCGAGGGTGGCCACCGACCCGGCATACGGGCTCGAGGGGCGTGGCCAGTGCGTGATGACGTCGGTGAAGCCGAGCTCGTCGGCGCGTCCGGCCATCTCCTCGAAGAGGTCGACGCTCTCGAGCGCGTAGCGCGGAGAGGAGTCGAGGTTGAGGTAGCGAGGGAAGGTGGCGACGTCGCGACCGAGCTCGCGCAGCTCCGCCTCGAGCGTGTCGCGTGCGGTCCCCAGCGCGGCGAACCAGTCGTCGAGATGCTCGACCTTCGGCCCGGTCGTCACCCAGCCGTCGGCGTGACGGGCACAGAAGCGCAGTGACCGCGGCCCGTTGGCCGCGACGAGCACCGGCACGTGCGCCACCCGAGGGAGGGTGCGGGCATCGCGAGCGCTGAACCACCGGCCCTCGACGCTCACGTGGTCGTCGTCGCGCAGCCGCAGGAGCAACCGGGTGAACTCCTGGAAGCGGTCGACGCGCTCGCCGACCGTCAGCTCGGGGCCCCCGAGCAGCCGTGAGTCGAGGTCACCGCCGGTCCCCACACCCAGCAGGAAGCGACCGCCGCTGAGGTCGTCGAGCGACTGCACGTCGCGGTGCAGCGCGACCGGGTGGCGGTAGTTGGGGCTGACGACAAACGTGCCGAGCAGGATGCGCGACGTCACCAGGGCGGCCGCAGTGAGAGTGGGCGTCGTTCCATACCAGGGAGATTCGGGTAGCCCACCCCAGACGAGGTGGTCATAGGTCCAGGCGTGGTGGAAGCCCA
Proteins encoded in this region:
- a CDS encoding M1 family aminopeptidase, coding for MAHQWYGDSVSVESWRDIWLDEGFASFAEWRRSETQEGSAQDMMAYYYGQIGSGSSFWRQPIGDPGKGSELASPACTRGAMARQALRNRVGDPAFLQLMRQWALTHRGGNGSVRQSIGLAQRLTGQDLQAFLRGWLYTGSKPAAVSVERMPAA
- a CDS encoding LLM class flavin-dependent oxidoreductase, with product MRFGLTILPELPWRESAPRWRAAEEMGFHHAWTYDHLVWGGLPESPWYGTTPTLTAAALVTSRILLGTFVVSPNYRHPVALHRDVQSLDDLSGGRFLLGVGTGGDLDSRLLGGPELTVGERVDRFQEFTRLLLRLRDDDHVSVEGRWFSARDARTLPRVAHVPVLVAANGPRSLRFCARHADGWVTTGPKVEHLDDWFAALGTARDTLEAELRELGRDVATFPRYLNLDSSPRYALESVDLFEEMAGRADELGFTDVITHWPRPSSPYAGSVATLEQVARVVVARA
- a CDS encoding M4 family metallopeptidase translates to MHRVLPVVAVLTATVLTATAGISSAGSAPAAATSSLPATAASAPQLVSSRVPSPAAPLATPLARAAAARGADALVRARPARLHAGPGDTFTARTVVSGDGGLQHVAYERTYRGLPVVGGDFVATTDSSGRVLSVSDGQQTSALTLSTRPRLSLAAAATVARTRGAQGPRVVSTRLVVLATPAANALAYESVVTGHRGTLPSRLHVFVDATSGAVLRSIDEVTDNAGSGAGWLNGPSPFTITTTGSESAFSMTDPTRPGLSCRDYSSRAVLTGTDDSWGNGVGTAVETSCADALYGVQHEWDMLSTWLGRNGINGSGSGFPVYVGLNAINAYWDGTSVSIGHNTAGKYIASLDVVGHEFGHAIDSTTPGGMSGNGVSEATGDIFGALTEFYSNEPAPYDTPDYSIGETVDLVGNGPIRQMYNPSLVGDPSCYSSSVPRMETHSAAGPLDHWFVLLAQGSAASGGLPASPTCNGNSVTGVGIVNAGKIFYNAMLTKTSGMTYLSYRKATLAAAKNLYPGNCVPYATVKAAWDAISVPAQSGEVTCVVSAPKVTNPGTRTTARGVAISLQLAATGGTAPYTWSATGLPAGLTVNPSTGLISGTPTSGVTSSVTVTASGGGGVGSATFRWVVTTACARATQVLGNQGFETGTSSWTGVVANIGAWRAAQPAHGGTRSAWLDGYGLSTHEAISQKVAIPGGCRATLGFWVHVDTAETDPTVHDQLTVKIGTPAPTTLQTLSNLDARPGYVQYTYDVSSFAGQTVTVTFEGAEDASRQTSFVVDDTSLTTS